A DNA window from Nitrospira sp. contains the following coding sequences:
- a CDS encoding Lipopolysaccharide heptosyltransferase I (MaGe:77310233) produces MTSMVEPRRILLIKPSSLGDIVHAMPVVAAFKQRWPSAHLTWLVKRQWAEIVQRIDGVDRVWPVDPTLASWVGQALKLRAQRFDLVVDLQGLLRSALVARMTGCAQRVGFANGREGSSWFYSQRVPVLTAEMHAVDRYLSVAKALGAPAGVEPQFRFRLPSQDVTTLRDLFRRKDIDMDAPWVAMNVSARWPTKRWPAVSFAAVATQLAARGIGPLVVIGGPDEREASGLVRSLTTCPVVDLAGETPIGLLPALLSKACALITNDSGPMHVAAAVGTPVVSLFGPTSAVRTGPYGAGHTVLTHDLSCRPCFSRACRHAVPMECLTAISPEQVVAAVVAQQSCRAVSR; encoded by the coding sequence ATGACCTCGATGGTTGAGCCTCGACGAATTCTTCTCATCAAGCCGAGTTCGCTGGGCGACATTGTGCACGCGATGCCGGTAGTGGCCGCGTTCAAGCAGCGCTGGCCGTCGGCGCATCTGACCTGGCTAGTAAAGCGCCAATGGGCGGAGATCGTGCAGCGAATAGACGGCGTCGATAGGGTGTGGCCGGTCGATCCCACTCTGGCGTCGTGGGTCGGACAGGCGCTGAAGCTTCGGGCGCAACGGTTCGATCTGGTCGTCGATCTTCAGGGGCTGCTGCGGAGCGCGCTGGTGGCCCGGATGACCGGATGCGCGCAGCGGGTGGGGTTTGCCAATGGGCGTGAAGGGAGCTCCTGGTTCTATTCGCAGCGAGTGCCGGTTCTCACCGCTGAGATGCATGCGGTGGACCGGTATCTGTCGGTTGCGAAGGCGCTGGGTGCGCCTGCTGGCGTGGAGCCGCAATTTCGATTCAGACTGCCGTCGCAGGATGTGACGACCTTGCGCGATCTGTTCCGGCGCAAGGACATCGATATGGACGCGCCCTGGGTGGCCATGAATGTGTCCGCGCGCTGGCCGACCAAACGCTGGCCGGCCGTCTCGTTTGCCGCCGTGGCGACGCAGTTGGCGGCTCGCGGCATTGGACCGCTGGTCGTGATCGGCGGTCCGGACGAACGGGAGGCGAGTGGTCTCGTACGAAGTCTGACGACTTGCCCGGTGGTCGATCTGGCCGGAGAGACTCCGATTGGGTTGCTGCCGGCCTTGTTGTCGAAAGCCTGCGCTTTGATCACGAACGATTCCGGGCCGATGCATGTCGCGGCTGCCGTGGGGACGCCGGTGGTGTCTCTGTTTGGACCGACCAGTGCGGTGCGGACCGGGCCCTACGGAGCAGGGCATACGGTCTTGACCCATGATCTTTCTTGCCGGCCCTGTTTCAGTCGAGCCTGCCGCCATGCGGTCCCCATGGAATGTCTCACGGCAATCTCTCCGGAGCAGGTTGTGGCGGCCGTGGTGGCGCAGCAGTCCTGCCGCGCGGTCTCACGATGA
- a CDS encoding ADP-heptose--lipooligosaccharide heptosyltransferase II (MaGe:77310234) → MNVLIVRPDGIGDLVLSLPVAAQLRQLVPGVRIGVLANPVAAPILEHHPDVDYVRTVSLHASIPDMMQAFAGGIDAVIFLKPFRRLMWAAWRMGIPRRVATGFRWQSVLANRWIYEHRSSFQKHESDCNVEMLKGLRLTPLPVIAPTLYLTDAERNDGERRWNGSALPRVVIHPGGVSARHWRPAHYRDLAQLLARQGYAVGLTGSPVERDQFQREALDGVVLHPGIDNLMGQLSVRELMGVIGAARVVVSGATGPAHLAAALAVPTVSLFDPRRNNLPIRWKPLGRGVLLRPDVPTCEKCIGEACAFWDCLDRMAVNRVLMTVDSVIHEASSLKIQHV, encoded by the coding sequence ATGAATGTGTTGATCGTGCGTCCGGATGGGATCGGCGATTTGGTGCTCTCGCTGCCGGTGGCGGCGCAACTGCGGCAATTGGTGCCTGGCGTCCGTATCGGTGTGCTCGCGAATCCCGTGGCCGCGCCCATCTTAGAGCATCATCCCGACGTGGACTATGTGCGAACGGTCTCGTTGCATGCGTCGATTCCTGACATGATGCAGGCATTTGCGGGTGGGATCGATGCGGTGATTTTTCTCAAGCCGTTTCGCCGTCTGATGTGGGCCGCGTGGCGGATGGGCATTCCACGGCGTGTCGCGACGGGATTTCGGTGGCAGAGCGTGCTGGCGAATCGCTGGATTTATGAACATCGGAGCAGTTTTCAGAAGCATGAGTCTGATTGCAATGTGGAGATGCTCAAGGGGCTTCGGCTGACGCCGTTGCCCGTGATCGCACCGACGCTATACCTCACCGACGCCGAGCGGAATGATGGCGAGCGGCGGTGGAATGGGTCTGCGCTACCGCGGGTCGTGATTCATCCTGGCGGCGTCTCGGCCCGGCACTGGCGGCCGGCGCATTATCGGGATCTCGCCCAGCTATTGGCGCGGCAGGGATATGCGGTGGGATTAACAGGCAGCCCGGTCGAGCGCGATCAATTCCAGCGCGAGGCGCTGGATGGTGTGGTGCTTCATCCAGGAATCGACAATCTCATGGGGCAGCTTTCTGTCCGGGAATTAATGGGCGTGATCGGCGCTGCGCGAGTGGTGGTGTCCGGTGCAACCGGTCCGGCTCATCTGGCTGCTGCTCTTGCGGTGCCGACGGTGAGTTTGTTCGATCCGCGCCGAAACAATTTGCCGATTCGCTGGAAGCCGCTGGGGCGGGGCGTGCTGCTTCGCCCGGATGTGCCGACTTGTGAAAAATGCATCGGCGAGGCCTGTGCATTTTGGGATTGTTTGGATAGGATGGCCGTCAATCGGGTCCTGATGACGGTGGATTCCGTCATCCACGAGGCATCGTCTCTGAAAATTCAGCATGTCTAA